In the Colwellia sp. 20A7 genome, one interval contains:
- the ubiG gene encoding bifunctional 2-polyprenyl-6-hydroxyphenol methylase/3-demethylubiquinol 3-O-methyltransferase UbiG — protein sequence MTETNKVLNVNDAEIAKFEQIANQWWDLTGDFKPLHQVNPLRVQFICQHVSEQQSELFSKKVIDVGCGGGILSESLAKLGAIVTGIDMGTEPLNVAKLHALESGLTINYEKITAEEKAQQNHEGFDMVTCMEMLEHVPDPASIINACANLVKPGGLVFFSTLNKTVKSYLLAILAAEKIFKLVPDGTHEHDKFIKPSQLISWAEQYGLNCIDASGIHYNPISENHKLTDSLDVNYILCCKKI from the coding sequence ATGACCGAAACTAATAAAGTGCTGAATGTAAATGATGCTGAAATTGCTAAATTCGAGCAAATTGCAAATCAGTGGTGGGATTTAACTGGAGACTTTAAGCCGTTACATCAAGTTAACCCACTAAGAGTACAATTTATATGTCAACATGTTAGCGAACAACAAAGTGAACTTTTTTCTAAAAAAGTTATTGATGTAGGTTGTGGTGGTGGTATTTTATCAGAGTCTTTAGCGAAATTAGGCGCTATTGTGACTGGTATAGATATGGGCACAGAGCCGCTTAACGTCGCTAAACTGCATGCCCTTGAGTCAGGTTTAACCATTAATTACGAAAAAATAACCGCTGAAGAAAAAGCACAACAAAATCATGAAGGTTTTGACATGGTCACTTGTATGGAAATGCTTGAGCATGTGCCAGACCCTGCTTCTATCATAAATGCCTGTGCTAATTTAGTTAAACCCGGTGGTTTAGTCTTTTTCTCTACACTCAATAAAACCGTGAAATCTTATTTACTTGCTATTTTGGCCGCTGAGAAAATATTTAAATTAGTCCCTGATGGTACACATGAGCATGATAAATTTATAAAACCTTCTCAACTGATAAGTTGGGCTGAACAGTATGGGTTAAATTGTATAGATGCTAGTGGTATTCATTACAACCCAATTTCTGAGAATCATAAGTTAACTGATAGCTTAGATGTAAACTACATTTTATGCTGTAAGAAAATATAA